Proteins co-encoded in one Aquincola tertiaricarbonis genomic window:
- a CDS encoding acyltransferase family protein, whose product MRRAFRLWPTLYAFLICMALFFGRSQDLNSFVPQIALHVQNYFVPAVAHHLWSLAVEEHFYLLIGVAVWWLTRTKKSKTLASWYWVPLTLMSAAPILRIVAVYLGEDPGAIQIQTHYRLDGLSAGVLLAMLSVYRPEKFRRLLEFKWLWVAAALSGYGFLWFVPKDSSAGVVVGFSVSYLAGAAFILFVHKSRIEVVLPSAARILAFLGIYSYALYIWHVPVSRVLAKSLSSTNLSLPPAAVISLDYVCSIVVAVFMSRLIEFPMMWVRDRLFPNPVHAV is encoded by the coding sequence TTGCGCAGAGCGTTTCGACTTTGGCCGACGCTTTACGCTTTTCTGATTTGCATGGCGCTCTTCTTCGGGCGGAGCCAAGATCTAAACTCGTTCGTGCCGCAAATAGCACTTCACGTTCAGAATTATTTTGTCCCTGCGGTGGCGCACCATCTCTGGTCGCTGGCTGTTGAAGAGCATTTTTATCTTTTGATTGGCGTGGCCGTTTGGTGGCTGACGCGAACGAAAAAGAGCAAAACTCTTGCTTCCTGGTATTGGGTGCCGCTCACTCTAATGTCTGCGGCGCCGATTTTGCGAATCGTAGCGGTTTATCTTGGGGAAGATCCTGGCGCGATACAGATTCAGACTCACTATCGCCTTGACGGACTCTCGGCAGGGGTGCTGCTCGCCATGTTGTCGGTCTACAGGCCCGAAAAATTCCGAAGGTTGTTAGAGTTTAAGTGGTTATGGGTTGCCGCTGCTCTTTCAGGATATGGTTTCCTTTGGTTTGTCCCAAAGGACAGTTCGGCTGGCGTTGTAGTGGGTTTCAGCGTGTCGTACCTTGCGGGCGCTGCCTTCATTCTATTTGTGCACAAGTCAAGAATTGAGGTGGTGCTGCCAAGCGCGGCCCGTATACTAGCTTTCCTCGGTATTTATTCTTACGCGCTATATATCTGGCACGTTCCGGTTTCTCGTGTACTGGCCAAGTCGCTATCAAGCACGAATTTGAGTTTGCCCCCTGCTGCCGTCATCTCTCTTGACTATGTTTGCTCTATTGTGGTTGCTGTCTTTATGAGCAGGCTGATTGAATTTCCTATGATGTGGGTTCGGGATCGGCTTTTTCCCAACCCAGTACACGCTGTCTAG
- a CDS encoding acyltransferase family protein produces the protein MLAHPNFNEEAGGVTGIAPRREQDLDVVRGVAILLAMGWHFNTVSSQWSAFDVVLAPGRIIGWAGVDLFFVLSGFLVGRLILREVESTGAFNYKRFFCAERFDFGRRFTLF, from the coding sequence GTGCTTGCGCATCCGAATTTCAATGAAGAGGCTGGCGGCGTGACGGGTATAGCGCCCCGCCGCGAGCAGGACCTCGACGTCGTTCGCGGAGTAGCGATCCTCTTGGCGATGGGATGGCACTTTAATACTGTCTCTAGTCAATGGAGTGCGTTCGACGTTGTCCTGGCCCCTGGCCGCATTATCGGATGGGCAGGTGTCGACTTATTTTTTGTGTTGAGCGGATTCCTTGTTGGTAGGTTAATACTTCGAGAGGTTGAGTCTACCGGCGCTTTTAATTACAAGAGGTTTTTTTGCGCAGAGCGTTTCGACTTTGGCCGACGCTTTACGCTTTTCTGA
- a CDS encoding glycosyltransferase family 4 protein — protein MKKSLVSRPLKVALIHDWLTVYAGAEKVLEQLLLIWPDADLFTTVDFLEEDQRGFLNGKRAKTTFVQSLPFAKRRYRSYLPLMPLAIEQHDLSSYDVVISSSYAVAKGVLTGPDQLHVSYVHSPMRYAWDLQHQYLKESGLSLGVKGMIAKSMLHYLRLWDARTSAGVDEFLANSEFISRRIAKAYRRTSRVIYPPVDIGRFALCLEKQDYYITASRQVPYKRIPLIVEAFARMPDKRLVVVGDGPEADKVKAAAAPNVEVLGYRSTDELVRLMQNARAFVFAAEEDFGIAPVEAQACGTPVIAFGKGGALETILGPDVTHPTGVFFRRQSVEDICEAVNAFEASLDNFDPVACRKNAERFSPERFREQMEALVDEAWGKFNRS, from the coding sequence GTGAAGAAGAGCCTTGTTTCACGACCGTTAAAGGTCGCCTTAATCCACGATTGGTTGACGGTATATGCGGGTGCGGAGAAGGTTCTGGAGCAATTGCTTCTCATCTGGCCCGATGCTGACTTGTTCACTACAGTAGATTTTCTCGAAGAGGATCAGCGTGGTTTCTTGAATGGAAAGCGTGCAAAAACCACATTTGTTCAATCGCTCCCATTCGCCAAGCGCAGATATAGGAGTTACTTGCCGCTCATGCCGCTTGCGATAGAGCAACATGATCTTTCTTCGTACGACGTGGTAATTTCTAGTAGTTACGCTGTGGCGAAGGGCGTCCTGACCGGCCCTGATCAACTGCATGTCAGCTATGTGCATTCGCCAATGCGCTATGCATGGGACCTCCAGCATCAGTATCTTAAAGAGTCTGGTCTTTCTCTTGGTGTAAAGGGAATGATCGCGAAGTCAATGCTTCATTACTTGAGACTCTGGGATGCGCGGACTAGCGCAGGCGTCGATGAATTTTTGGCCAACTCCGAGTTTATATCGCGCCGTATTGCAAAGGCATACAGGCGAACGTCTCGCGTCATTTACCCGCCGGTGGATATTGGGAGATTCGCTCTCTGTTTAGAGAAGCAAGATTACTATATAACGGCTTCTCGCCAAGTGCCGTACAAGAGGATACCGTTGATCGTTGAGGCATTCGCGAGAATGCCAGACAAGCGCCTCGTTGTAGTCGGCGATGGTCCTGAGGCTGATAAGGTCAAGGCTGCGGCGGCTCCTAATGTTGAGGTTCTGGGGTACCGGTCGACGGACGAGTTGGTTCGATTGATGCAGAACGCGCGCGCGTTTGTCTTCGCAGCAGAGGAGGATTTTGGAATCGCGCCTGTTGAGGCCCAGGCCTGCGGTACGCCAGTGATTGCGTTCGGCAAAGGCGGTGCTCTGGAGACCATACTTGGCCCGGACGTCACTCACCCAACGGGGGTCTTTTTTAGGCGGCAATCGGTCGAAGACATTTGCGAAGCCGTGAATGCTTTCGAGGCGTCACTTGACAATTTTGACCCTGTAGCATGTAGGAAAAATGCGGAGAGGTTTTCGCCCGAGCGGTTTCGAGAACAGATGGAAGCATTAGTTGATGAGGCCTGGGGCAAATTTAATCGCAGTTAG
- a CDS encoding glycosyltransferase yields the protein MTTQFMDVRGYRHSVYHCVDEVRAQPGMPVAEIEQAERRLMKDVEFCFVTAQSLLDARRQENPNTYYFPNVAEFEHFAKARSDLLPPPLDIGPRTKPRIGFIGAISSYKVDFQLLCKMASMHKDWEIILIGQVGEGDPSTNVSMLSEYENILLIGPRDYKDLPAYLKTFDVAVLPCLINDYTRGMFPMKFFEYLAAGKPVVSTDLHALRSYADIAVIADSHEAFLRGVEDAVDGKVPPIERRIAAAKEQTYEIRTDKMLALIAETSGSAL from the coding sequence ATGACGACTCAATTTATGGATGTGCGTGGTTATAGGCACTCCGTATACCATTGTGTTGACGAAGTTCGGGCACAGCCGGGAATGCCGGTGGCGGAGATTGAACAGGCCGAGCGCAGGCTGATGAAGGATGTTGAGTTCTGTTTTGTTACTGCGCAGTCGCTTCTTGATGCAAGACGGCAAGAGAATCCCAATACTTACTACTTTCCAAATGTGGCGGAATTCGAGCATTTCGCTAAAGCCCGATCGGATTTACTGCCTCCGCCTTTGGATATTGGTCCTCGCACCAAGCCTAGAATCGGCTTCATCGGCGCTATAAGCAGCTACAAGGTTGATTTTCAGTTGCTGTGCAAAATGGCTTCGATGCACAAAGACTGGGAGATAATATTAATCGGGCAGGTCGGTGAGGGCGATCCTTCAACAAATGTTTCGATGCTTAGTGAGTACGAGAATATCCTCCTAATCGGGCCCAGGGATTACAAGGATCTGCCGGCATATCTTAAGACGTTTGATGTGGCGGTTCTTCCTTGTTTGATTAATGACTACACGCGTGGCATGTTTCCGATGAAGTTCTTCGAGTATCTCGCCGCCGGCAAACCTGTCGTGTCAACCGACCTTCACGCTCTTCGCTCCTACGCTGATATTGCTGTTATTGCAGATAGTCACGAGGCATTTTTACGCGGTGTTGAGGATGCGGTTGATGGGAAAGTTCCGCCTATTGAGCGGCGGATTGCTGCAGCCAAAGAGCAAACTTATGAGATTCGGACTGATAAGATGCTTGCGCTGATTGCAGAGACAAGCGGATCTGCACTGTGA
- a CDS encoding lipid II flippase MurJ encodes MQSLVRKLLLGGLAGKALGACREVVAAWCFGTGLVATAFRLSLSAFLLPLHGIVSDVTSGGFTPRYARLRLEDPKSAQQLFGALHSIFLSVSAAVAIVLLIATPPYVRLLAPGIDQATLEQSVVFVRIMCAALPAYVLVSLYCAVELVHGKGSLTSMRASWQSIGLLLGTLLAWAVGKPALIALGFVTAYVGLAFFGALSCRSLGLDLWLDPRRALAAIPLLVPVVRVMKILVWAPIVIQVAQVVERRVASNINPQAIAGIDYARFISETLLLLLAVPFAVAGQAAMPTMSQSEFEEQAKRSLLALAQLGLLCASFIFVHSQWIVSVLFQRGAFDEVSTAITSGMLSALSTGLPFALVAYAAQKFLNARGLNKAVVLTTLLGAAAGIALNLTCAKLLGPSVIGYATAVTAGVMCAGAVYCLGIGGPLGSGLKVWLITAASHCALLLVARRYFDLPIFAEVAAGASVWASLFVFSPAARKSLLDIYLIVGRKVAH; translated from the coding sequence TTGCAGTCGCTCGTTAGAAAGTTGTTGCTCGGTGGGTTAGCAGGGAAAGCGCTAGGGGCTTGCCGGGAGGTCGTGGCGGCTTGGTGCTTCGGCACGGGATTAGTAGCGACAGCGTTTCGGCTATCGCTTTCAGCATTTCTGTTGCCGCTCCATGGGATCGTTTCTGACGTAACTAGCGGCGGGTTTACGCCCCGTTATGCGCGGTTACGTTTAGAGGATCCTAAATCTGCCCAGCAACTCTTCGGTGCCCTGCACAGTATTTTTCTCAGCGTTTCCGCAGCCGTTGCCATCGTGCTGCTGATTGCCACTCCTCCATACGTTCGCCTACTTGCCCCGGGAATTGACCAAGCAACTCTGGAACAGTCGGTGGTGTTTGTCCGCATTATGTGCGCGGCACTACCCGCGTATGTGCTAGTTTCGCTGTACTGTGCTGTCGAGCTTGTGCACGGGAAGGGTTCCCTTACCTCAATGCGTGCGTCTTGGCAAAGTATCGGGCTTTTGCTTGGTACGTTGCTCGCTTGGGCGGTCGGGAAACCGGCGCTCATTGCGCTTGGTTTCGTTACTGCATATGTTGGTTTGGCCTTTTTTGGAGCGCTATCTTGTCGGTCTCTTGGCCTTGACTTGTGGCTTGACCCGCGGCGCGCCTTAGCGGCAATTCCACTGCTAGTACCGGTTGTCCGGGTAATGAAGATTCTCGTATGGGCGCCGATCGTGATACAGGTTGCCCAAGTCGTTGAGCGCCGGGTGGCTTCGAATATAAATCCGCAGGCGATTGCTGGTATCGACTATGCACGCTTTATTTCAGAGACATTGTTGTTGTTATTGGCAGTTCCTTTCGCGGTGGCGGGCCAAGCTGCCATGCCGACTATGTCGCAGTCAGAGTTCGAGGAACAAGCCAAGCGTTCCCTCCTAGCCCTCGCTCAGCTTGGACTTCTCTGCGCCTCGTTCATCTTTGTTCACTCGCAATGGATTGTCTCAGTGCTGTTTCAGAGAGGCGCGTTCGATGAGGTCTCAACCGCTATCACTTCTGGGATGCTCTCTGCTCTGTCAACGGGCTTGCCTTTTGCACTCGTAGCTTACGCGGCGCAGAAGTTTCTAAACGCCCGAGGGCTAAATAAAGCGGTAGTGCTTACCACATTGCTTGGTGCTGCGGCGGGGATCGCGTTGAACTTGACTTGTGCGAAATTGCTCGGTCCAAGTGTGATCGGGTATGCGACTGCAGTAACTGCCGGCGTCATGTGCGCTGGGGCAGTTTACTGTCTGGGGATTGGTGGGCCGTTGGGGTCTGGACTCAAGGTGTGGTTAATAACTGCAGCTTCGCATTGCGCTTTACTTCTAGTTGCTCGGCGCTACTTTGATTTACCGATATTTGCTGAGGTCGCTGCTGGAGCGTCTGTTTGGGCCAGCCTCTTTGTTTTTTCCCCGGCAGCACGAAAGAGCTTGCTCGACATCTATTTAATCGTCGGCAGAAAAGTCGCTCACTAA
- a CDS encoding glycosyltransferase family 4 protein: protein MQSIAWDVFKSLASRGHRVTLITTRIPGRPDTFVADGVAVLCVENSLPEKYTNSWWTGSEQLASSLHQETPIDAVLSVSSAAAGLKNFRRVNQSVKFVFQAHGTSWGEFQSKWASRKPLQILKSVKNLYWIFKDAFIYRMFDEIVLIGDVLEVQFNAWPMKWIASGVRTRTIRNGVDRSSFAGSREMRECNRLKLEIPLSAKTFVFAARLHPQKGAHEALNIFELLADSDSETFLLIVGGGESEGALKNQASRSRHVARIRFCGAVERSEIPGLLACADIFIFPTLRREGLPMNVLEALASGLPVVTSESMRGLFLHHPDIHFIDPADTESAAKICLGLAAVAPQAVRSSLLPPEYDLESCVLSYEAALKPARG, encoded by the coding sequence ATGCAGTCAATTGCGTGGGACGTCTTTAAGTCTCTAGCGTCCCGAGGGCATAGGGTCACTCTGATCACGACTCGAATCCCGGGTAGGCCTGACACCTTCGTAGCTGACGGAGTTGCAGTACTCTGCGTTGAGAATTCGTTGCCTGAAAAATATACCAATTCTTGGTGGACAGGTTCGGAACAACTTGCATCTTCCCTTCATCAAGAGACTCCAATCGATGCTGTGCTCAGCGTGAGCAGCGCAGCGGCGGGTTTAAAAAACTTTCGTCGAGTCAATCAGTCGGTGAAGTTTGTATTTCAAGCCCACGGCACGTCCTGGGGCGAGTTTCAGTCAAAATGGGCCTCGAGGAAGCCCCTACAGATACTAAAGTCCGTAAAGAATTTATATTGGATTTTTAAAGACGCGTTCATCTACAGGATGTTCGATGAGATAGTTTTAATCGGGGACGTTCTTGAAGTCCAGTTCAACGCGTGGCCGATGAAGTGGATTGCGTCTGGCGTGCGGACTCGAACTATCAGAAATGGCGTTGACAGATCCTCGTTTGCGGGGTCTCGGGAGATGCGCGAATGCAATCGGCTGAAGCTTGAGATCCCTCTTTCAGCAAAAACGTTTGTTTTCGCAGCGCGGCTGCACCCACAGAAGGGTGCTCACGAAGCTTTGAATATTTTTGAGCTACTAGCCGACAGTGACTCGGAAACTTTTCTTCTGATTGTGGGCGGTGGAGAATCGGAGGGCGCATTAAAGAATCAAGCGTCTCGCTCCAGACACGTGGCTCGAATTCGGTTTTGCGGGGCGGTAGAACGTTCGGAGATCCCAGGTCTGCTAGCTTGTGCAGACATCTTCATATTCCCGACACTGAGAAGAGAGGGCTTGCCAATGAATGTTCTTGAGGCCCTCGCCAGTGGCCTGCCAGTCGTCACATCCGAGTCCATGCGTGGACTATTTTTACATCACCCAGACATACATTTTATCGATCCCGCCGATACTGAGTCAGCCGCTAAAATCTGTCTAGGCTTGGCGGCAGTGGCGCCGCAGGCAGTTCGTTCTTCGCTTTTGCCTCCAGAGTACGACTTGGAATCCTGTGTTCTGTCGTATGAGGCTGCTCTGAAGCCGGCTAGGGGCTGA
- a CDS encoding glycosyltransferase has protein sequence MQLHLGLRSASIFRALPTMIEINQPRVGVFRLQLFKASEPFITDQAQALRKFRPIMLGGRQFGDAPSGLEFWTPSGISRHLYPLYSVSSRPDFFQTIIRKSEIRLLHAHFAVDALFAMRTAERADMPFVTTLHGFDVTTRPRDFLRTGRPALMRYALSGQRLHRSGAKFICVSEFMRTAALRAGFPESKSVVHYIGIDPTKFQLSTVDGPPIVLHVARLVEKKGTQYLLEAFADVKKKFDDALLVIIGDGPLRQRLEQIAEAAGILGSVKFLGVQPHSAVRQWMARATVFTLPSVTATNGDAEGLGMVLLEAAACGVPVVATKHGGIPEAVIDGESGYLVGERDSSALAEALKLVLSSESRRHAMGAAGRRLVEERFNVHLQSEKLEAIYQSVL, from the coding sequence TTGCAATTGCATCTGGGATTGCGATCGGCGAGCATCTTCAGAGCACTACCAACAATGATAGAGATTAACCAGCCACGGGTTGGCGTGTTCAGGCTGCAGCTTTTTAAGGCATCCGAGCCGTTCATTACAGACCAGGCTCAGGCACTGAGAAAATTTCGGCCAATCATGCTAGGAGGGCGTCAGTTTGGTGATGCTCCATCCGGCTTGGAGTTCTGGACTCCATCCGGAATATCTCGGCACCTTTATCCCCTTTACAGCGTAAGTTCGCGGCCAGACTTTTTTCAAACGATAATACGCAAAAGTGAGATTAGACTTTTGCATGCCCATTTTGCTGTGGATGCGCTGTTTGCAATGAGAACCGCGGAGCGCGCGGATATGCCTTTCGTGACTACGCTTCATGGGTTTGACGTGACGACAAGGCCGCGCGATTTCTTAAGGACCGGGCGTCCGGCCTTAATGCGATATGCCTTGAGTGGTCAAAGGCTTCATCGCTCAGGTGCTAAATTTATCTGCGTGTCAGAGTTCATGCGCACAGCAGCCCTCCGGGCGGGCTTTCCGGAATCAAAATCGGTAGTACATTATATTGGCATAGATCCGACCAAGTTTCAGCTATCGACCGTAGACGGTCCTCCCATAGTGCTCCATGTCGCGCGCCTCGTCGAGAAAAAAGGCACGCAGTACCTGTTGGAGGCCTTTGCCGATGTTAAGAAGAAATTTGACGACGCCCTGCTGGTGATTATTGGCGACGGCCCGTTACGGCAGCGGCTGGAGCAAATCGCGGAGGCTGCGGGTATTTTGGGAAGTGTCAAGTTTTTGGGTGTGCAGCCACATTCGGCAGTCAGGCAATGGATGGCGCGAGCTACCGTGTTTACCCTTCCGTCCGTTACCGCTACCAACGGCGATGCCGAGGGCCTCGGTATGGTTCTTCTTGAGGCCGCCGCTTGTGGAGTGCCCGTCGTTGCCACTAAGCACGGGGGCATACCGGAGGCTGTCATTGACGGAGAGTCTGGCTATCTTGTCGGAGAAAGAGATTCTTCTGCGCTTGCTGAAGCGCTCAAGCTAGTTCTTTCGAGCGAGTCGCGCAGACACGCTATGGGTGCCGCGGGTCGTCGGCTTGTGGAGGAACGTTTCAACGTTCACTTGCAATCAGAAAAGCTTGAAGCAATCTACCAATCCGTCCTGTGA
- a CDS encoding O-antigen ligase family protein codes for MSVVFWVIASLIVIGVAFGIAVALRFVQIKRWLWLSALSTTFMFYALPIAGVYLSVNLLSGLAAVRSVFDLRLWRVLWVKLAAAMTACLVVSMAWSPSPISGFRDLVYTLPFFFICAAAMQCSLSDKAFAKRVLGGLVVLASIQAILVIIFRLSPTIEARFITSRLAQFFISPNVIAGLFSGSPNNIFDPGKAGGLFVNANAAAAYMGCIAMVGWYLGRAERWWVVSACAALSWCAVFFTGSKAGTICAVFIPSFQVGLTVLRAKRVGIATAALVCFLVAAGALAAPFVWLAYTKTGFTQASTETLSVRQVIWSFAWSMFKQHPFGGLGHGGWEERFPLYALALGINPNYPAHNAFIILWSKGGLLAGICGIGFAASFLQWAFANSFRLSSEASRTFCLGLAWGFLWVLIQALGENFGLIGEPHIASLLAIASGIAIGEHLQSTTNNDRD; via the coding sequence TTGAGCGTCGTCTTTTGGGTCATCGCGTCACTTATAGTTATCGGAGTCGCGTTCGGTATCGCGGTAGCGCTTAGGTTTGTTCAGATAAAGCGGTGGTTATGGTTGTCGGCGCTGTCAACCACTTTCATGTTTTATGCCCTTCCGATCGCGGGCGTATATTTATCGGTCAACTTGCTCTCTGGATTGGCCGCAGTCCGCAGCGTTTTTGATCTCCGGCTTTGGCGCGTTTTATGGGTAAAGCTGGCGGCTGCAATGACCGCCTGTCTTGTCGTTTCTATGGCATGGTCGCCTTCTCCGATTTCAGGTTTTAGAGATTTAGTTTACACGCTGCCATTCTTTTTTATCTGTGCTGCTGCAATGCAGTGCTCTCTCTCAGACAAAGCTTTCGCGAAGCGGGTGCTTGGCGGTTTAGTAGTGCTTGCTTCGATCCAAGCGATACTGGTGATAATTTTTCGCCTATCGCCAACAATAGAAGCTCGCTTTATCACGTCGAGGTTGGCGCAGTTCTTTATCTCGCCGAATGTTATTGCCGGCCTCTTCAGCGGATCGCCAAATAACATATTCGACCCGGGTAAAGCTGGTGGGCTTTTCGTCAACGCAAATGCTGCTGCTGCCTACATGGGGTGCATCGCCATGGTGGGGTGGTATCTAGGGCGGGCTGAACGTTGGTGGGTTGTGTCAGCCTGCGCTGCGTTAAGTTGGTGTGCTGTTTTCTTTACAGGATCAAAAGCTGGCACCATTTGCGCTGTGTTTATCCCGAGTTTTCAGGTTGGGCTTACCGTTCTTCGAGCTAAGCGGGTTGGCATTGCAACAGCCGCACTCGTGTGCTTTCTGGTTGCAGCAGGTGCTTTGGCTGCACCGTTCGTCTGGTTGGCGTACACCAAGACCGGCTTTACTCAGGCCTCTACGGAGACCCTTAGCGTCCGCCAGGTTATATGGTCCTTCGCTTGGTCTATGTTTAAACAACACCCTTTTGGGGGGCTAGGTCATGGCGGTTGGGAAGAACGGTTCCCCCTATACGCCCTGGCGCTCGGAATTAACCCGAATTATCCGGCCCATAATGCTTTTATTATTTTGTGGAGTAAAGGCGGCCTCCTCGCCGGCATTTGTGGGATCGGCTTCGCTGCGTCCTTCCTGCAGTGGGCATTCGCCAATAGTTTTCGATTAAGTTCGGAAGCCTCGAGAACATTCTGTCTCGGCTTGGCTTGGGGTTTTCTATGGGTACTTATTCAAGCTCTTGGAGAAAATTTCGGGCTGATCGGTGAGCCGCACATTGCGTCTTTGCTTGCAATTGCATCTGGGATTGCGATCGGCGAGCATCTTCAGAGCACTACCAACAATGATAGAGATTAA
- a CDS encoding exosortase C-terminal domain/associated protein EpsI codes for MTQGLSKPHSPPLRLLELEWRYVFALLLGCIVAIVGAHWLRPDEAGAVPLMSVRNAIPSAVGDWREVKSTLVQMPLTPQGDRSEAVAATYDESLLTTFVDPSGRQVMVALAYGRSQRQEGKIHRPELCYSSQGFSVEGLRSVSLALPAVSDKAVPVNRLITSSRGRREIVSYWIRIGDGFSTNPVFTRLYILKEGLMGRIPDGILVRVSQIIPGDLNEEETLKAFQLQEDLMKKLAMSGIENSSRLLLGR; via the coding sequence ATGACTCAAGGGCTCAGCAAGCCGCACTCGCCACCTTTGCGGCTTCTTGAACTGGAGTGGCGCTACGTATTTGCCTTGCTGCTCGGGTGCATCGTTGCCATTGTCGGTGCGCACTGGCTGCGTCCCGACGAGGCCGGAGCGGTTCCGCTCATGTCTGTAAGAAATGCAATTCCCAGTGCCGTCGGTGATTGGCGCGAGGTGAAGAGCACCTTGGTACAGATGCCTCTTACCCCTCAGGGCGACAGGTCCGAGGCTGTTGCTGCTACCTATGATGAATCCTTATTGACAACATTTGTCGACCCTAGCGGCAGACAAGTGATGGTCGCGCTTGCATACGGTCGAAGCCAGCGACAAGAGGGAAAGATTCACCGGCCTGAGCTTTGTTACTCATCGCAGGGTTTTTCGGTAGAAGGGCTACGTTCTGTATCACTGGCATTGCCAGCAGTATCTGATAAAGCAGTACCTGTAAATCGGCTCATCACCTCGAGTCGTGGGCGCAGAGAGATCGTGAGTTATTGGATTCGAATTGGCGATGGCTTTTCAACCAATCCCGTATTCACGCGACTATATATTTTGAAGGAAGGGCTCATGGGGCGAATCCCTGACGGAATTCTAGTGCGCGTTTCCCAGATTATCCCTGGCGACCTTAATGAAGAAGAGACCCTAAAAGCATTTCAGTTGCAGGAAGACCTTATGAAAAAACTGGCGATGAGTGGCATCGAAAACAGCAGTCGACTTCTGTTGGGTCGCTAA
- the xrtB gene encoding exosortase B — MIVLSVPPSRHEATRAALVQWGLLLLALVALYAPTFLELARGLWTTDQNAHGPIVLAVAAWYFWFRARQLRVEGLTVFSPSRLVGGLLIAVGLALYIVGQSQEFYLFAVGSLIPLLAGVICLFFGTQVLRKTWFAFFFLFFAVPLPGAVVDVLTHPMKIVVSWGAEHILWALGYPIARAGVVLNIGPYQLLVADACAGLNSLFTLEALGLLYMNVTRHESAMRNTVLALLIVPISLTANLIRVIVLCLITYHLGDEAGQGFLHGFSGMVLFLSALFLVITADGILRRLVPSSSETAR, encoded by the coding sequence GTGATCGTACTCTCCGTACCTCCATCGCGTCATGAAGCAACGCGGGCGGCGCTCGTGCAGTGGGGATTGCTGCTCTTAGCTTTGGTGGCGCTTTACGCTCCCACCTTCTTGGAATTAGCGCGAGGGCTCTGGACTACGGATCAAAATGCTCACGGCCCAATAGTTTTGGCGGTGGCCGCATGGTATTTTTGGTTCAGGGCGAGACAGCTTCGTGTAGAAGGGCTGACCGTATTTAGCCCGAGCCGACTCGTTGGTGGACTGCTGATCGCGGTGGGCCTTGCGCTCTACATCGTTGGCCAGTCGCAAGAGTTCTATCTTTTTGCCGTTGGATCGCTCATCCCGCTTCTGGCTGGGGTGATTTGCCTATTTTTTGGCACCCAAGTCCTACGTAAAACCTGGTTCGCCTTCTTTTTTCTGTTTTTTGCTGTCCCTCTACCTGGCGCAGTGGTAGACGTTCTCACCCACCCAATGAAGATAGTGGTTTCGTGGGGGGCTGAACATATCCTGTGGGCGTTGGGCTACCCCATCGCTAGAGCCGGCGTAGTCCTCAACATTGGGCCATACCAATTGCTTGTCGCAGACGCTTGTGCAGGTCTCAACTCACTGTTTACCTTGGAGGCCCTAGGCCTTTTGTACATGAACGTGACGCGGCACGAGTCGGCAATGCGGAATACCGTTTTGGCTTTACTCATTGTGCCGATAAGCTTAACCGCAAACCTTATCCGCGTGATCGTCCTCTGCTTGATTACCTATCACTTGGGAGATGAGGCAGGGCAAGGGTTCCTCCACGGGTTCTCCGGAATGGTTTTGTTTCTGTCCGCACTCTTCCTCGTCATTACGGCAGACGGAATTCTCAGGCGTCTCGTCCCCAGCTCATCGGAGACTGCGAGATGA